From the Synechococcus sp. MU1617 genome, the window CTGGTCAGCAACCTGTGGTGGAGATCCAGCAATAGGTTCAGATCGCGTCGGCTGCTTTCAGCTAAAAGCCTGGGGGCACAGGGATCCTCCTGCAGGAGGGCTCGCAGCAGTGCCTGCTGCTCCAGGTTCTGTTCGTCGGTCTTCACTTTGCCGATGGCCTGGCGCAGTCCAACGGCGGATCGTTCCACCCCCGCCCGTTGCCAGCAGAGCTGTCGAAGCTGCTCGATGGCGTCGATCAAGTGCGAGCTGCTGCCGCCGTCAAGGTCCAAAGCGAGCTTTTGCGATGTGCCTTGGGCTCGGGCCGTTGGGATCGGCCCGAGCTCGATCTCTTTGAGGCGATGGGCGAACACCAGGCACTCCATCAGGGAGTTGCTGGCGAGTCGGTTGGCGCCATGCAGGCCAGTACAGGCCACTTCGCCCACGGCATAGAGCCCGGGCAGCGTGGTTGCGGCCTGCAGGTCTGTGGCCACCCCTCCCATCCAGTAGTGGGCGGCTGGGGCCACGGGGATCGGCCGTTCCAACGGATTCAGTCCGAGTTCGTCGCAGCGGTCCAGGATTGTTGGAAAGCGTCGCTCCGCCTGGTCGCGTGGGATGGCGGCGAAGTCGAGCCACATCTGTTTTACCTGCTGCCGCTGCATGGCCTGCATCAAGGCTCGGCTCACCTGGTCCCGCGGTGAGAGGTCGCGTTGGGGCAGATGGGCCACAGGGCTGCCCCCGAGTGCATCCACCAGCACCCCGCCCTCGCCACGAACGGCTTCGGAGATCAGAAAGCAGGGGGCGTCATCCAGGCGGATGGCCGTTGGATGGAACTGGACGAATTCCAGATCTTCCACGGCTGCGCCCGCCTGCCAGGCGAGGGCGATGCCTTCGCCGCAGGCCTGGGCAGGGTTTGTGGTGTTGGCGAACAGATGGCCACCTCCGCCGCTGGCCAGCACCACGGCGCGGGCTTCGATTCCGTGAAGATGTGCCCCATCCAGCACCTGTACGCCGCAACAGCGCCCATCGCGCACCAGCAGCTGCGTCACGCGAACGCCGCGGCGGTGCAGCAACCCCGGCCTCTGCTCTACACGATCCCGCAGCACATCCACCAGGGCTCGCCCGGTGCGGTCTTGCACATGCAGCACTCGTCTGTGGCTGTGGGCTGCTTCCAGGGTGGTGGCCAGGCCGTCCTGATCCCGGTCGAAGGCCATCCCCAGCTGCCCCAGGCGCTCCACGCAATGGGGTGCCTCCTGCACCAACAGCCGTACCGCATCGCCATCACAAAGGCCTGCTCCAGCCAGAACGGTGTCCTCCGCATGGCTTTCGGCGCTGTCCTCTTTGCGGGTCACCGCTGCGATTCCCCCCTGGGCCCAGCGGCTGCACGAACGCCGTCCTGTGTTGCGGTTGAGCAGCAGCACCTTGAGCCCATGGGGCAGATCAAGGCAGGTCATCAAGCCAGCCGCCCCGGCACCGATCACCACCACGTCCCAGGGACCTGAGGGGATGGGGTCAGAGCTGCGGGGCTGTGCCATCAAGGGGACAAAAAAACCGCCGGTGGTCCGGCGGTTTAACCAGTCACAACCAGTGTGACGGAGTTAGGAATCAGCGGTACTGGCCGTCATTGATGCGGTCGTCGCCCTCGTTCAGAGCAATGGAGGGAGGGGTGACGGTGAAGTTGTCGCGGTATTTCGCGAATAGCTCCTGCTGACGCTCGGTCAGGTCAAGCGACAGCACGTCGTCGACGCTGTCGTAAGGACCACCCAGAACGATCTTTCCAGCCATGGTCGGGTACATCCCGGGGAACTGCTGGAAACGCCGCACTGAGGAATTGTTCAGGTCAACCTTCCCTTCACGTTCAGCGATCTTGTCGTCAACAACGTTGCGGATCACGTTGCCGGAATACTTGTCGCGAAGGTCGTCTTCGGCGTGGACGCTGCTGGGAAGCACAAGGCCTGCCATCAGACTTGCCATCACCAGGGCGCCGGTCAGCCAGCTCAGAAGCCGCTTCATCTCAACTCTCGATCAGGGGGGTCGGAACGGGTCGACCGGCGGTGCCGGCTCCGGAAGACTACAAGTCGTTGCACCGTTCAAGCTCCTGAATCGGTGGAGCTTTTGCAGTTCGTTTCACTCGATCAGGCCACTGAGCCCGGGCTGCAGCAAGGCTGAAAGCAGGAACAAGCCGTCCACCCACAGGGTGGTGATTAAGACAGCAGCGGCCATGGATCCAGCATCACCCGCGAAACCGCTGCTGTTCTTGCTCAGGCGACGCCCAGCCATCAGCACAAGGACTGCTGAAATCAGCAGGGTGGCCAGAGGAAGGGGCTGGAGCAGATGCAACCCCGCTTGATGCAGCAGCAGCGGCGCTTGATCCAGGGAGGCGGTCACCACCGCGGGCCAGAACTGCATCACTCCGGCAGCCGCCATGGCCAGGTCTGTACAAGCTGTGCCCACCAGGGACGACAGATAAAACGTCGCGGCCAGGCGCCAGCGCCCCTGTAGGCCGCCCAGGGCCACAGGCAAAGCGAAGGCTTCAACCGGTAGATGCAGAACTGGATGGGCTCGTAGCCATCCCCAGAAAATGCAACCCGCGAGCCAGCTGCCGCTGAAACCCACCAGTAGGGAACCCAGGTCGGATGCCGTCTGGGAGCGGCTCTGATGCAAGACGAGGCCGGCTGCAATCAGAACTGCAGTGAACAACGTGGCCGAAAATGGATCCAGGCGCACCCACGGAGCTTGAAGGAACACCGGCAGCACCACCATTGCTGCGGCAATACGGGCCACGGGGAAGGACCACGACCGAACGGGGGCTGAGGTTTGCCAGGTGCCGCCGATCAAATGTCCTTTGTGAAGAAAGTCACGGAACCTTAGAAGACATCTCCAAGTGACGCGGCCGACATGCCCGCTTCGCCTGCTGGGGATACCGTCAAAGCGACATACACACGTTGATGGCGGACCCCTCTGCATCCCTCACCCTGCTTGAGGCCTGCTGGCGTGATCTGGTGTTGGGGGTGGTGCAAGGACTCACTGAATTTTTGCCGATCAGCAGTACCGCTCATTTGAAGGTGGTTCCTGAGCTTTTGGGTTGGGGCGATCCGGGTGTTTCTGTAACCGCCGCCATTCAGCTGGGCAGCGTCGTTGCCGTCATCGCCTATTTCCGCACTGATCTCAGCCAGGTGCTGCGGGGTATCAGCCGCGCCTTTCGCTATGGCCAGTGGCGTGAACCCGAGGCGCGTCTCGGGTTCGCGATGGTGGTGGGAACCCTGCCGATTTTGCTGATCGGTTTAGGAATCAAATTCGCCTGGGCTCAGGGCTATGAACAGTCACCCCTGCGCAGCGTTCCCTCGATTGCCATCGTCTCGATCGTGATGGCGCTGCTGCTGGCCCTGGCTGAACGGGTCGGCGCTCGGCGTAAGCAGCTTCCAGTTGTTTCAGGCCGTGATGGCCTTCTGGTGGGACTGGCCCAGGCGCTTGCGTTGCTCCCGGGGGTGTCGCGTTCCGGGAGCACCCTCACCGCGGCGCTGTTCGA encodes:
- the nadB gene encoding L-aspartate oxidase, whose protein sequence is MAQPRSSDPIPSGPWDVVVIGAGAAGLMTCLDLPHGLKVLLLNRNTGRRSCSRWAQGGIAAVTRKEDSAESHAEDTVLAGAGLCDGDAVRLLVQEAPHCVERLGQLGMAFDRDQDGLATTLEAAHSHRRVLHVQDRTGRALVDVLRDRVEQRPGLLHRRGVRVTQLLVRDGRCCGVQVLDGAHLHGIEARAVVLASGGGGHLFANTTNPAQACGEGIALAWQAGAAVEDLEFVQFHPTAIRLDDAPCFLISEAVRGEGGVLVDALGGSPVAHLPQRDLSPRDQVSRALMQAMQRQQVKQMWLDFAAIPRDQAERRFPTILDRCDELGLNPLERPIPVAPAAHYWMGGVATDLQAATTLPGLYAVGEVACTGLHGANRLASNSLMECLVFAHRLKEIELGPIPTARAQGTSQKLALDLDGGSSSHLIDAIEQLRQLCWQRAGVERSAVGLRQAIGKVKTDEQNLEQQALLRALLQEDPCAPRLLAESSRRDLNLLLDLHHRLLTSRLMLEACMFREESRGGHYRSDAPAPLPQWMQHSRQQRQRGIVTRAVRD
- the psbU gene encoding photosystem II complex extrinsic protein PsbU, which produces MKRLLSWLTGALVMASLMAGLVLPSSVHAEDDLRDKYSGNVIRNVVDDKIAEREGKVDLNNSSVRRFQQFPGMYPTMAGKIVLGGPYDSVDDVLSLDLTERQQELFAKYRDNFTVTPPSIALNEGDDRINDGQYR
- a CDS encoding DUF3120 domain-containing protein, whose product is MIGGTWQTSAPVRSWSFPVARIAAAMVVLPVFLQAPWVRLDPFSATLFTAVLIAAGLVLHQSRSQTASDLGSLLVGFSGSWLAGCIFWGWLRAHPVLHLPVEAFALPVALGGLQGRWRLAATFYLSSLVGTACTDLAMAAAGVMQFWPAVVTASLDQAPLLLHQAGLHLLQPLPLATLLISAVLVLMAGRRLSKNSSGFAGDAGSMAAAVLITTLWVDGLFLLSALLQPGLSGLIE
- a CDS encoding undecaprenyl-diphosphate phosphatase; protein product: MADPSASLTLLEACWRDLVLGVVQGLTEFLPISSTAHLKVVPELLGWGDPGVSVTAAIQLGSVVAVIAYFRTDLSQVLRGISRAFRYGQWREPEARLGFAMVVGTLPILLIGLGIKFAWAQGYEQSPLRSVPSIAIVSIVMALLLALAERVGARRKQLPVVSGRDGLLVGLAQALALLPGVSRSGSTLTAALFDGWQRADAARFSFLLGIPAITIAGLVELKDALTASPGTGPLPLLVGIGSAAVVSWLAIDWLLNFLQRNSTWLFVAYRLLFGLLLLVWWGVYGAH